A window of Paenibacillus sp. 19GGS1-52 contains these coding sequences:
- a CDS encoding spore coat associated protein CotJA has product MNSQERVYTPYRGPFDPCPPVPFKTFVVPPNQFITFQPPDLQQFSLPEALRAGTLWPALFSPYESKCRGEN; this is encoded by the coding sequence TACACACCGTATAGGGGGCCGTTTGATCCCTGCCCGCCTGTACCGTTCAAGACGTTTGTTGTACCCCCAAATCAATTCATCACTTTTCAGCCGCCCGATCTGCAGCAGTTTAGTTTACCTGAAGCGTTGAGAGCGGGTACGCTCTGGCCGGCGCTATTCAGTCCGTATGAGTCCAAGTGTAGAGGAGAGAACTAG